ACAGGCTGCAGGAAAGGACCAGGAGAGGCATCTTCTTGTGAAGGTAATTGAGAGAGTGCTTTATAAGTTGGATTATTTGGTGTGTCCTTATGTGGAGAAGATTCTTATTGTTGTGTTGCCTTCATTGATTGATGAAGACTATTATGCGCGTGTCGAAGGGAGAGAGATTGTCTCCAAGCTTACTAAAGCAGCTGGTTTGGCTAGTATGATTGCAGCCTTGCGTAAGGGTATTGATGATGCTGATGAATATGTCAGGAACACAACTGCTAGGGCTTTCAGCGTTGTTGCTCATGCTGTTGGTGTTCCTGCTCTCTTGCCTTTTGTGAAAGCTGTGTGCATGAGCAAGAAATCGTGGCAGGCACGTCACACGGGGATCAAGATTGTTCAGCAGATTGGCATCTTGATTGGGCCGGCTGTTCTTCCCTACTTGAAGTCTCTGGTGGAGATTATAGAACATGGTCTCAGTGATGAAAACCACAGGGTCCGGACAATTACTGCGTTATCTGTTGCTGCTCTCGCTGAGGCTGCTGCCCCATATGGTATTGAAAGCTTTGAATCTGTATTGAAGCCATTGTGGCAGGGTACTAGGAGACACCATGGTAAGGTTTTGGCTGCGTTCTTGAAGGCAATTGGTTTTATTATCCCTCTTATGGATGAAACGTATGCGAGTTACTACACAAAGGAAGTGATGGTTGTTTTGATTCGAGAGTTCAAGACTCCTGATGAAGAAATGAAGAAAATTGTGCTTAAAGTGGTGAAACAATGTGTAAATACAGACGGTGTGGAGCGTGAATATATAAGAGATCATATTCTTCCTGAGTTTTTCAGAAACTTTTGGATTAGAAGGATGGCTTTGGATAGAAGAAACTACAAGCAACTAGTTGAAACAACTGTGGAGCTAGCAAACAAAGTGGGTGCTTCTGATATAATAGGGAGAATAGTTGAGGATCTCAAAGATGACAGTGAACCATATAGGCACATGGTTGTAGAGACAATTGAGAAGGTGGTTGTAAATTTAGGTGCTTCTGATATTCATGATAGGTTGGAGGAGCTTCTGATTGATGGTATTCTTTATGCCTTCCAAGAGCAGACCAGTGACGATGCAAATGTGATGCTTAGTGGGTTTGGTGCAGTTGTGAATTCTCTTGGCCCGAGGGTGAAATCGTACCTTCCCCAGATTTGTGGTATCATCAAGTGGCGCTTGAATAACAAGAGTGCAAAGGTCAGACAGCAAGCTGCAGATCTTATCTCAAGGATTTCTGTGGTCATGAAGACATGCGAAGCAGAACAACTGATGGCTCATCTTGGTCTAGTCTTGTATGAGTATTTGGGAGAAGAGTACCCAGAAGTTCTAGGATCAATTCTGGGAGCATTAAAGGCAATTGTCAATGTTATTGGTATGACAAAGATGACTCCTCCTATAAAGGATCTGATTCCCAGGTTGGCTCCAATTCTGAAGAATAGGCATGAGAAAGTTCAGGAGAACTGTATTGACCTTGTTGGTCGCATTGCTGACCGTGGCGCTGAGTTTGTTCCAGCAAGAGAGTGGATGAGGATCTGTTTCGAGCTTCTTGAGATGCTGAAAGCTCATAAGAAGGGTATCCGGCGAGCTACTGTGAATACTTTTGGGTACATTGCAAAAGCCATTGGTCCACAAGATGTCCTGGGAACTCTCCTGAATAATCTCAAGGTGCAGGAGCGTCAGAATCGTGTTTGCACGACTGTAGCAATTGCAATAGTAGCTGAAACGTGTGCTCCTTTTACAGTTCTGCCAGCTCTGATGAATGAGTACCGTGTCCAAGAGCTTAACGTCAGGAATGGTGTTTTGAAATCCCTGTCTTTCATTTTTGAGTACATTGGTGAAATGGGGAAAGAATATATATATGCGGTGACCCCATTGCTTGAGGATGCCCTCATGGACAGAGATCTGGTTCACAGGCAAACTGCAGCTTCTGTTGTCAAGCACATGGCTCTGGGGGTAGCTGGATTGGGTTGCGAGGAGGCGTTAGTCCACTTGCTGAACTATGTCTGGCCAAACATATTTGAGACTTCCCCACATGTTATAAATGCTGTTATGGAAGCCATTGAAGGGATGAGGGTGGGTTTGGGTCCTGCTGTTGTTCTCAATTACTGTCTCCAGGGGCTGTTCCATCCTGCTAGGAAGGTTAGGGAGGCGTACTGGAAGATTTACAACTCACTGTATATTGGAGCTCAAGATGCTCTTGTGGCAGCATACCCTTTGCTGGAGAATGAGGAGCATCATGTGTATACAAGGCCAGAGCTGACGATGTTCGTTTGAGCTGCATCACAGTTTCTATGTAGCCAAGGCGGGTAGTAGAAATTCCTTTAGAAACTAGCTTAGGTTTTTCAAATTTACTAGTCTACTTAACTGTCTTACTTATTCCATTGCTATGTCTCTATCAGGTGCAGAGGTGTACTGCAAGCCCAAACTTAGTGATGGGATAAAGAAACTCGTTCAGTTGGCTAAACCCAACAAGGATTCTTGCTTTTCCATTATCTTATTTTGTGATATTTGAATTTGTGATGGACTTCTCTGTTGAAAAAGTGTTTTTATTTTGTGTTTTACTTGTTTTCAGATTCAACAAGAACTGGAGGTGGCTGATTTGGGGTTTCCAAAGTGGTAAAATACAGGCAAAACCTGGTTTTTTTTTATCCAAAATGTCATATGTACAATCTTTGGTCATATAAAGATCATCATGCTATAAGATGTCATAGATTGATCGGAGATAGTTAAGCTGAGGTTGCTTAAAACAGCTTACAAGGCTACTGGTACTTGGGTACAAGGAAACAAAGAAAAATTACACTGCATCAAGGAAAGAGGCTTGTTTTCATCCTGTTATGGAAGAAGACACAAACTTGTTATGAAGCTACTGAAAAATAAATTTATCAAGAAAGTATTCACATAGGAAAACTGACAGAACTAGAAGGAAAAAGAAACAAACTTCCTGATCCATTTTCCCCTATTGCGCGCCTCAAGCTTTGCATAATGCAATAGCTGTTCAAATTTTACAACTCTCAACTAAATAAACTTCAGGTGATGAACAAATTTTTTGTCTTAAAGCAAACTTCTTAAACACATTCAGACATATACAGTATATACTAGAATTTTCCTTTTTCCACGACATACCAAATCAATTCCTCATTTCCTCCTACAACAATACTTTTTTCTTTTAATTTCTTATACTTTTCCAGTTTTCCACAACTAACAGGTATATACATCTGTATATGCTGTGAATTTATTCCAATTACTAATGACTACAAAATGTTACTCTCCATGCAATGTTCTATGGCTCACGGTTTTTTTTTTCCATAAACAAAGAAAAAAAACAAAAACATACAAAAGATAAATCGTCCCTGACGGTTGCAAATACCACACCACACTATTACTCATGAACCGCAAAACCCATTTGGCGCCACCTGAGCACCACCGCAGCGCCACCAAAACCACGGATCACCACCTTGGTCTCAACCAAGGAGCTTCACGCCCCACCTCATCAGAACCCACCTCCACAAAGACCCATCTTCAATCTCCGACGTTCTGAGATTCTACACACTATCTCCACCATACTTAAACAATGCCCACTTCCTCTTCAATCAAATTGTACGACCCACATTGATGATTTGGAACCTCATGATCCGTGGAATATCGCAGAGTGAAAAACCCGGTGAAGCGATTCGTATGTATAGCAGAATGAGGCAACAAGAATTGGTTGGGAACAATTTGACCTTCATATTCATCTTCAAGGCCTGTGCTCGAGTTTCGGATGTTGTATGTGGCCAAAAGGCTCAAGCTTGTGCTTTGAAACTTGGGTTTGAATCGTATATGTATGTTTCTAATGCTTTAATTCGTATGTATTCGAGTTGTGGTGATTTGGGTTTTGCACAGAAGGTGTTCGATGAAATGCATGAGAGGGATTTGGTTTCGTGGAACTCTTTGATATGTGGGTATAGTCAGGGTAATAGGTATAAGGAGGTTTTGGGTCTTTTTGAGGCGATGAAGATAACAGAGAATGTGAGGGCTGATGCGGTGACGATGGTGAAAGTTTTTTTGGCATGTGTTCAGTTAGGTGAATGGGGAATTGCGGATTGTATGGTGAAGTATGTGGAAGACAATCGTGTTGGTGTTGATGTTTATTTGGGGAATACGATGATAGATATGTATGGGCGGCGTGGTTTGCCGCGTTTGGCTAGGGAAATTTTTGATAGGATGCGTGAAAGGAATGTAGTATCATGGAATGCAATGATCAATGTATATGCAAAAGTTGGAAATTTAGTTGATGCAAGAAAGCTT
The window above is part of the Fragaria vesca subsp. vesca linkage group LG2, FraVesHawaii_1.0, whole genome shotgun sequence genome. Proteins encoded here:
- the LOC101310199 gene encoding splicing factor 3B subunit 1-like: MNPFEQNNNDADDDSRLPRKRRNRWEQSPDHGDDRPKKIPKTTSDWDLPDSTPKPMRRNRWDETPIDAPIFDSDATPSLSITATPTPKSSRWDQTPQAAAADFTPGKTPFGGAGIATPTPGGIKVITPEEDLSDEQLDAMIPAGYKIMEPPAGYKPIRTPARKLLETPKTPFYTIPVENRGQMFDLPKETPDGVALQPEDYQFFGPLMIEVDDEELSAEEARDRRIMKLLLKVKNGTPQQRKAALRQITLKAVEFGAGPLFDRILPLLMQQAAGKDQERHLLVKVIERVLYKLDYLVCPYVEKILIVVLPSLIDEDYYARVEGREIVSKLTKAAGLASMIAALRKGIDDADEYVRNTTARAFSVVAHAVGVPALLPFVKAVCMSKKSWQARHTGIKIVQQIGILIGPAVLPYLKSLVEIIEHGLSDENHRVRTITALSVAALAEAAAPYGIESFESVLKPLWQGTRRHHGKVLAAFLKAIGFIIPLMDETYASYYTKEVMVVLIREFKTPDEEMKKIVLKVVKQCVNTDGVEREYIRDHILPEFFRNFWIRRMALDRRNYKQLVETTVELANKVGASDIIGRIVEDLKDDSEPYRHMVVETIEKVVVNLGASDIHDRLEELLIDGILYAFQEQTSDDANVMLSGFGAVVNSLGPRVKSYLPQICGIIKWRLNNKSAKVRQQAADLISRISVVMKTCEAEQLMAHLGLVLYEYLGEEYPEVLGSILGALKAIVNVIGMTKMTPPIKDLIPRLAPILKNRHEKVQENCIDLVGRIADRGAEFVPAREWMRICFELLEMLKAHKKGIRRATVNTFGYIAKAIGPQDVLGTLLNNLKVQERQNRVCTTVAIAIVAETCAPFTVLPALMNEYRVQELNVRNGVLKSLSFIFEYIGEMGKEYIYAVTPLLEDALMDRDLVHRQTAASVVKHMALGVAGLGCEEALVHLLNYVWPNIFETSPHVINAVMEAIEGMRVGLGPAVVLNYCLQGLFHPARKVREAYWKIYNSLYIGAQDALVAAYPLLENEEHHVYTRPELTMFV